A genome region from Acidobacteriota bacterium includes the following:
- a CDS encoding histidine kinase: protein MPDNSIELTSRYGMNTEEFSALMKYRVIEILLVASHYDSFILEEDGQLTELVIEEYRNLDLNLRFAPRFTRASNAAEALRLIEERNFDMVITTPRLPDMEIGNLVHLIKQDRPRLPVGLIAAHAWELPWLEDLRKGGELDWTFLWQGNVQSLLAMIKQIEDRRNAEHDILVGGVQGIILVEDEPRFYSVYLPHFYTEITSQTGRLMSEGINLSHRLLRIRARPKILLAQDYEEAWELYERYNGRILGIITDVSFPRGGEFDYEAGIALAKRIREDDEDLPILVQSMESEHRARAEEIGAQFMSKKSPHLLEDLREYILENFGFGDFVFKMPDGTPIARAADVREMLRVLPEVPDDSLVFHASRNHFSAWFKARTEFELATNLRPRTVTEFESPADLRSYLITTITGYLREIQQHVITDFKGETFNDFAAFSKIGTGSLGGKGRGLAFMHKILARQVLDTDEVEVAVPQTVALASDIYEDFLEDNRLRGFVTRASEMTDQQVLDYIRRSRFRHALRSDLGAFLERVCEPIAVRSSSILEDSVYQPFAGVYATIMLPNNHPSLDVRLAQLLEAIKVVYASTLFQNARDYLETTPFRIEEELMAVLIQRLVGSRHGDRFYPTFSGVAASYNFYPFGEMKSEDGVVQVALGLGKSVVEGFEALRFCPRQPQVLPQFSAVKDILRNAQRRFYALDMSRNDVIPGVRTDVNLVHDEVIEAVRDGAASTIVSTYDRANDRIIPGLDDRGSPIISFAPILQGRIMPLPDILDRLLGVCQNGIASPAEIEFAADIKPGLGQRQVLNVLQLRPMVFEDTDVELDLELDESIAQRAFVRSDVALGHGRRETISDLVVVDARRMDRSQTTEAASSIERINRVLRREGRQSILIGPGRWGSRDSWLGIPVTWPQISTVRAIVETDFADLQVEPSLGSHFFHNLTCFGVAFFGVHTQDQSGVINWDWLDRQELFGEALDGVIRHIRLDQPAQVLVDGSSSRGVILES from the coding sequence ATGCCCGACAACTCGATAGAGCTCACCAGCCGGTACGGCATGAACACCGAGGAGTTCTCGGCGCTGATGAAGTACCGCGTGATCGAGATTCTCCTCGTCGCCTCGCACTACGACTCGTTCATTCTCGAAGAGGACGGTCAGCTCACCGAGCTGGTCATTGAGGAGTATCGAAACCTCGATCTCAACCTTCGTTTCGCACCCCGATTCACGCGCGCATCCAACGCAGCCGAGGCTCTGCGTCTGATCGAGGAACGTAACTTCGACATGGTCATCACCACGCCTCGGTTGCCGGACATGGAGATCGGTAATCTCGTCCACCTGATCAAGCAGGATCGTCCCAGGCTCCCTGTCGGCCTGATCGCAGCACACGCCTGGGAGCTGCCGTGGCTGGAGGACCTGCGGAAGGGCGGAGAGCTCGATTGGACCTTTCTCTGGCAGGGCAACGTCCAGTCGCTGCTGGCGATGATCAAGCAGATCGAGGACCGCCGCAACGCTGAACACGACATCCTGGTCGGCGGCGTACAGGGCATCATCCTGGTCGAGGACGAGCCCCGTTTTTACTCGGTCTACCTGCCTCATTTCTACACCGAGATCACCAGCCAGACCGGCCGCCTGATGTCCGAGGGCATCAACCTTTCCCACCGCCTGCTGCGCATCCGGGCGCGGCCGAAGATCCTGCTGGCGCAGGACTACGAGGAGGCATGGGAGCTCTACGAGCGATACAACGGCAGGATTCTCGGCATCATCACCGATGTCTCGTTTCCCCGTGGGGGCGAGTTCGACTACGAGGCCGGGATCGCCCTCGCCAAGAGGATCCGCGAAGACGACGAGGATCTGCCGATCCTCGTCCAGTCGATGGAATCCGAGCATCGCGCCAGAGCCGAGGAGATCGGCGCTCAGTTCATGAGCAAAAAGTCGCCCCACCTTCTCGAGGACCTCCGCGAGTACATCCTCGAGAACTTCGGATTCGGCGATTTCGTCTTCAAGATGCCGGATGGGACCCCGATTGCCCGCGCTGCCGACGTCCGGGAGATGTTGCGCGTGCTACCGGAGGTACCGGACGACTCGCTCGTGTTCCACGCCAGCCGCAATCATTTTTCGGCCTGGTTCAAGGCGCGCACCGAGTTCGAACTCGCCACGAATCTGAGACCACGCACAGTCACCGAATTCGAATCTCCGGCGGATCTGAGAAGCTATCTCATCACGACGATCACCGGCTACCTGCGAGAAATCCAGCAGCACGTCATCACCGATTTCAAGGGCGAGACCTTCAACGATTTCGCGGCATTTTCCAAGATCGGAACCGGGTCCCTCGGCGGCAAGGGGCGAGGGCTCGCCTTCATGCACAAAATCCTCGCCCGCCAGGTGTTGGACACCGATGAGGTCGAGGTCGCGGTCCCACAGACCGTGGCCCTCGCGTCGGACATCTACGAGGACTTTCTCGAAGATAACCGGCTCCGCGGTTTCGTTACCCGCGCGAGTGAAATGACAGACCAGCAGGTGCTCGACTACATACGTCGCAGCCGCTTTCGGCACGCACTCCGGTCAGATCTCGGCGCCTTTCTCGAGAGAGTCTGCGAACCGATCGCGGTGCGCTCTTCCAGCATCCTCGAGGACTCGGTCTACCAGCCCTTCGCCGGCGTCTACGCCACCATCATGCTTCCCAACAACCACCCCTCGCTCGACGTGCGACTGGCGCAGCTGCTCGAGGCGATCAAGGTCGTCTACGCCTCGACCCTGTTCCAGAATGCGCGCGACTACCTCGAGACGACTCCCTTTCGAATCGAAGAGGAACTGATGGCGGTGCTGATCCAGCGCCTGGTCGGCAGCCGTCATGGCGACCGCTTCTATCCGACCTTCTCGGGCGTGGCCGCTTCCTACAACTTTTACCCGTTTGGTGAGATGAAATCGGAGGACGGCGTTGTTCAGGTTGCCCTCGGGCTCGGCAAATCCGTGGTCGAGGGTTTCGAGGCCCTCCGCTTCTGCCCTCGCCAGCCACAGGTCCTACCGCAGTTCTCCGCCGTCAAGGACATCCTGCGAAATGCCCAAAGACGATTCTATGCTCTCGACATGTCGAGGAATGACGTGATTCCGGGCGTCCGGACCGATGTGAATCTGGTTCACGACGAGGTCATCGAAGCGGTGCGCGACGGTGCAGCGTCAACCATCGTCTCCACTTATGACCGTGCCAACGACCGGATCATCCCGGGGCTCGACGATCGGGGCTCGCCGATCATCTCCTTCGCGCCGATCCTCCAGGGACGGATCATGCCACTGCCCGACATTCTGGATCGCCTTCTCGGCGTCTGCCAGAACGGCATCGCGAGCCCAGCCGAAATCGAGTTCGCGGCGGATATCAAACCGGGACTGGGGCAACGCCAGGTCTTGAACGTCCTTCAGCTTCGGCCAATGGTTTTCGAGGACACGGATGTCGAACTCGACCTCGAACTCGACGAGTCGATTGCTCAACGGGCATTCGTCCGCTCGGACGTCGCCCTCGGTCACGGGAGGCGCGAAACCATATCCGATCTCGTCGTCGTCGATGCGCGTCGCATGGACCGGTCACAGACCACCGAAGCGGCCTCATCCATCGAACGGATCAACCGCGTGCTCCGTCGCGAAGGAAGACAGTCGATCCTCATCGGGCCGGGACGCTGGGGCTCACGTGACTCCTGGCTCGGCATTCCCGTCACCTGGCCGCAAATCTCGACCGTGCGCGCGATCGTCGAAACCGATTTTGCAGATCTGCAGGTCGAGCCCTCGCTCGGCTCCCACTTCTTTCACAACCTGACCTGTTTCGGCGTCGCCTTCTTCGGTGTCCACACCCAGGACCAGAGCGGGGTCATCAACTGGGACTGGCTCGACCGTCAGGAACTCTTCGGTGAGGCGCTGGATGGAGTCATTCGCCACATCCGGCTCGATCAGCCGGCCCAGGTCCTGGTTGACGGATCAAGCAGTCGGGGGGTGATTTTGGAGTCGTAG
- a CDS encoding EAL domain-containing protein, whose protein sequence is MRSREDRKREALVCTGDHELGDELCGLLSDRGYLPTHQRNPWAVRYSARKNIPDLAIIDWSMGHQTASKLATSLNPAPGIDSCAVLALVPHDATVNLADILELGVSDFVMLPLDHKLLATRLSLIEMRLRELDDLRTLQEEMQQEYQRFLIASGGLDDGIWDLDLATESVHFSDRWKEMLGYAPGEIEDTLESWLSRVHPEDLTRLRAILDAGIAGEISVIEQRYRMLTKSGEYRWMLTRGEVVEDSNGRAIRAVGRQIDIDQDAQAKETVRSSGLQDPLTGLPNRAVLVDRLRHAFARAQRDPDQGFAVLFFDLDRFKNVNDSLGHMHGDKLLKAIAERVEKACRPGDTVARFGGDEFVILVEDIKDIRGATVAAERIQEEFKVPFDLDGNEVFATISIGIALWSPECERPDDLLRDSDTAMYRAKAQGRNSFVVFDDQMHRQVVATLRLENDLRRALARQEFRVFYQPIVAIGDGHIAGFEALVRWQHPERGLLMPGDFISVAEEMGAIIQLDRWVAEEACKQLRNWHQKYRAHSRTTMSVNLSTTQLMRPDVVAGIDLILRNSGLYGQSLKLEVTESVLMENAQYASAVLEQLRALDIAISIDDFGTGYSSLAYLRRFEIDTLKIDYSFVSRMLEDEESSEIVRTIVTLAKNLGKDTVAEGVQTRSQFEALVDLDVNMVQGYFIAPPLPREVAESLLERTASHPNHLAKILADRMQGSAARPGAAT, encoded by the coding sequence GTGCGTTCGCGCGAGGATAGAAAGCGCGAAGCTCTGGTGTGCACCGGAGACCACGAGCTCGGGGACGAGCTCTGCGGTCTGCTGAGTGATCGAGGCTACCTCCCGACACACCAACGCAACCCGTGGGCGGTGCGTTACTCGGCGCGGAAGAACATTCCCGACTTGGCCATCATCGACTGGAGCATGGGGCATCAGACGGCCTCCAAGCTGGCGACCTCGCTCAACCCGGCTCCCGGAATCGATTCCTGCGCTGTTCTCGCCCTCGTACCCCACGATGCCACTGTGAACCTGGCCGATATTCTCGAGCTCGGTGTCAGCGACTTCGTAATGTTGCCCCTCGACCACAAGCTCCTGGCGACCCGGTTGAGCCTGATCGAGATGCGCCTGCGGGAGCTGGACGACCTGCGTACTCTGCAGGAGGAGATGCAACAGGAATATCAGCGCTTCCTGATTGCCAGCGGAGGCCTCGACGACGGCATCTGGGACCTCGATCTCGCCACCGAGTCCGTGCATTTCTCCGATCGGTGGAAGGAGATGCTGGGCTATGCGCCAGGAGAGATCGAGGACACACTGGAGAGCTGGCTCAGCCGGGTGCACCCCGAGGATCTCACGAGGCTGCGCGCTATCCTCGATGCGGGCATCGCCGGAGAGATCTCGGTCATCGAGCAGCGGTACCGAATGTTGACCAAGAGCGGTGAATACCGCTGGATGCTGACCCGCGGCGAGGTTGTCGAAGATTCGAATGGCAGGGCGATACGTGCCGTCGGCCGGCAGATCGACATCGATCAGGACGCCCAGGCGAAAGAAACGGTTCGCAGCTCGGGCCTCCAGGACCCGTTAACCGGCCTGCCCAATCGGGCGGTGCTCGTCGACAGGCTCCGCCACGCATTTGCCAGAGCCCAGCGCGACCCGGATCAGGGTTTCGCCGTGCTCTTTTTCGACCTCGATCGATTCAAGAATGTCAACGACAGCCTCGGGCACATGCATGGAGACAAGCTGCTGAAAGCGATCGCCGAACGTGTCGAGAAGGCGTGCCGACCGGGCGACACGGTTGCTCGCTTCGGCGGTGACGAGTTCGTGATCCTGGTCGAAGACATCAAGGATATCCGCGGTGCAACAGTGGCGGCGGAAAGGATTCAAGAGGAATTCAAGGTGCCGTTCGACCTCGACGGTAACGAGGTCTTTGCCACGATCAGCATCGGAATCGCCCTCTGGAGCCCGGAGTGTGAACGCCCGGACGATCTACTCCGTGACTCCGACACCGCGATGTATCGAGCGAAGGCGCAGGGCCGCAACAGCTTCGTCGTGTTCGACGATCAGATGCACCGGCAGGTGGTGGCAACCCTGCGTCTCGAAAACGATCTGCGCCGCGCGCTCGCCCGCCAGGAGTTCAGGGTCTTTTACCAGCCGATCGTCGCAATCGGCGATGGCCATATCGCCGGCTTCGAGGCCTTGGTCAGGTGGCAGCACCCCGAGCGGGGGCTTCTGATGCCGGGTGATTTCATCTCGGTCGCCGAGGAGATGGGCGCCATCATTCAGCTCGACCGCTGGGTGGCCGAGGAGGCCTGCAAGCAACTGCGCAACTGGCACCAGAAGTACCGGGCCCACAGTCGCACCACGATGTCGGTCAACCTCTCTACGACTCAGTTGATGCGGCCGGACGTCGTCGCTGGTATCGACCTGATTCTTCGCAATAGCGGGCTCTACGGTCAGAGCCTCAAGCTCGAAGTTACCGAAAGCGTGCTCATGGAAAACGCGCAGTACGCGTCGGCGGTGCTCGAGCAACTTCGTGCCCTCGACATTGCAATCAGTATCGACGACTTCGGTACCGGATACTCCTCCCTCGCGTACTTGAGGCGTTTCGAGATTGACACCCTCAAGATCGACTACTCCTTCGTCTCGCGCATGCTCGAGGACGAGGAAAGTTCCGAGATCGTGCGCACGATTGTCACCCTCGCCAAGAATCTCGGCAAGGACACGGTCGCAGAGGGTGTACAGACGCGGTCGCAGTTCGAGGCGCTGGTCGACCTCGACGTCAACATGGTCCAGGGGTACTTCATCGCGCCACCACTGCCGCGAGAGGTCGCCGAGAGTCTGCTCGAAAGGACAGCCAGTCACCCCAATCACCTCGCGAAGATTCTCGCCGATCGCATGCAAGGCTCGGCCGCGCGACCCGGCGCTGCCACCTGA
- a CDS encoding 2-oxo acid dehydrogenase subunit E2, translating to MATTNIHLPELGEGVDSVDVVAVLVSVGDLIEVDQGLIEVETEKASVEVPSTAAGTVTEVHVKEGDVLSENAPIVTLESVEDESAVETDPDPEPDSSRRSPEAEPDPAPEGAEEKNGKEAEERDEEEQSSKGEEEGEESSKFEIRNSKSVGGAHPEMRIPKSEFKKLIPAAPSVRRFAREVGIDLSNVDGSGPGGRISIDDVKAETNRLLSTGSASPGTAPALELPDLERFGPVHREPMTKVRKVTAENLTRAWATVPQVTNHEIVDITDLEQFRKAYKERVAAAGGKLTMTAVLVKIVAAVLKSHPILNAAVDMARQEIIFRYSVNIGVAVDTERGLLVPVVREADTKSLTEISIELDDLANRARSKKLKPDEMQGGTFSISNLGGIGGTAFTPIVNWPEVAILGVSRGRIQPQWHEGGFRPRLMMPLSLTYDHRIVDGADAARFLAKLKDTLEQPLLLALEG from the coding sequence ATGGCGACGACGAATATTCATCTCCCCGAGCTCGGCGAAGGCGTTGACAGTGTCGATGTCGTGGCAGTCCTGGTCTCGGTGGGCGACCTCATCGAGGTCGACCAGGGACTGATCGAGGTCGAGACCGAGAAGGCCTCCGTCGAGGTGCCATCGACCGCCGCAGGCACGGTGACCGAGGTCCACGTCAAGGAGGGTGATGTCCTCAGCGAAAACGCCCCAATCGTGACCCTCGAGAGCGTCGAAGACGAGAGCGCGGTTGAAACCGATCCCGATCCCGAACCCGACTCATCCCGACGAAGCCCCGAGGCGGAGCCCGATCCCGCTCCCGAAGGAGCAGAGGAGAAAAACGGAAAAGAGGCAGAGGAGCGCGACGAAGAGGAGCAGAGCAGTAAAGGGGAAGAGGAGGGTGAGGAAAGTTCGAAATTCGAAATTCGAAATTCGAAATCTGTGGGCGGCGCGCATCCCGAAATGCGAATACCGAAATCCGAATTCAAGAAACTCATTCCGGCGGCACCGTCCGTCCGTCGATTCGCGCGAGAGGTCGGGATCGATCTGTCGAACGTCGATGGCAGTGGCCCCGGAGGCCGCATTTCGATCGATGACGTCAAGGCCGAGACCAACAGACTCCTGTCTACTGGCAGTGCTTCACCCGGTACGGCACCCGCTCTCGAGTTGCCGGATCTGGAGCGATTCGGGCCCGTCCACCGGGAACCAATGACCAAGGTGCGAAAGGTCACGGCTGAAAACCTGACCCGCGCGTGGGCAACAGTCCCGCAGGTCACGAACCACGAAATCGTTGACATCACCGATCTCGAGCAGTTTCGCAAGGCCTACAAGGAGCGGGTGGCGGCAGCCGGCGGCAAGCTCACCATGACCGCCGTGCTGGTCAAGATCGTCGCCGCGGTCCTCAAATCCCACCCAATCCTCAACGCCGCGGTCGACATGGCGCGGCAGGAGATTATCTTCCGCTATTCGGTCAACATCGGCGTCGCCGTCGACACCGAGCGCGGTCTGCTGGTCCCCGTGGTCCGCGAGGCCGACACCAAGAGCCTGACCGAGATTTCAATCGAGCTCGACGATCTGGCGAATCGTGCGCGCTCCAAGAAGCTCAAGCCGGACGAGATGCAGGGCGGGACCTTTTCAATCTCCAACCTCGGCGGCATCGGCGGCACCGCCTTCACGCCGATCGTCAACTGGCCGGAGGTGGCGATTCTCGGCGTTTCGCGCGGGCGGATCCAGCCGCAGTGGCACGAGGGAGGATTCCGCCCGCGGTTGATGATGCCGCTGTCGCTGACCTACGACCACCGCATCGTCGATGGCGCCGACGCAGCCAGGTTCCTGGCAAAGCTCAAGGACACCCTCGAGCAGCCTCTCCTGCTGGCTCTCGAAGGGTGA
- the aceE gene encoding pyruvate dehydrogenase (acetyl-transferring), homodimeric type encodes MSNGTEADISSENNSAIETREWLESLDWVLDHGGPERVRHLLEDLRIHARKAGVAIPFKATTPHINSIPVSHQPPYPGSREIERRIKSLVRWNAMAMVVRANLEEDGIGGHISTYASAATLYEVGFNHFFHGKGEHYDGDQIYFQGHASPGIYARAYLEGRLSEKHLFNFRRELRDGLGGGLSSYPHPWLMPDFWEFPTVSMGLGPIMAIYQARFNHYLEDRGLHPKSDHKVWAFLGDGETDEPEALGAISLAGREKLDNLIFVVNCNLQRLDGPVRGNGKIIQELEGHFRGAGWNVIKVIWGEDWDPLLARDDQGLLVRRMGEVVDGESQKYSTSDGAYVREHFFGKYPELSEMVEDMSDEQLRRLRLGGHDPTKVYAAYRAAIEHTGQPTVILARTIKGYGLGESGEGRNITHQQKKLAQDELLEFRTRFGIPLSDEEARNATFYRPPEGSPELVYLQEHRAKLGGHVPTRGVRCEPLNPPPDTLFAEFSEGSDGRDISTTGVFVRILTKLLKDQQLGKLIVPIIPDEARTFGMESLFRLIGIYSHAGQLYEPVDANTLMYYHEAKDGQLLEEGITEAGSMSSFIAAGCAHATHGINTIPFFVFYSMFGMQRIGDLVWAAGDMRSRGFMIGGTAGRTTLNGEGLQHQDGNSHLLAYPVPNLKAYDPAFAFELAAIIKDGIRRMYAEQEDVFYYITVENEPYPMPVQPADCEEGILRGMYKFRPSNHDGAQLQAHLFGSGAILNQVLRAQEILGERFNVAADVWSITSFKELFTDGADCDRYNRFRAEEARKETWIERCLGNTEGVYVIASDYVKALPHSISTWFPRPPVALGTDGFGRSESRAALRRFFEVDAESIVVATLDALAEDGKIDRKVVDSAIAEFGIDADAPNPVTV; translated from the coding sequence ATGAGCAACGGCACCGAGGCTGACATCTCAAGCGAGAACAACAGCGCGATCGAGACCCGCGAGTGGCTGGAGTCACTGGACTGGGTCCTCGATCACGGAGGACCCGAACGCGTTCGCCACCTTCTCGAAGATCTTCGAATCCACGCGCGGAAGGCCGGGGTGGCGATTCCGTTCAAGGCGACCACTCCGCACATCAACTCGATTCCGGTCTCCCACCAGCCGCCGTACCCTGGAAGCCGTGAAATCGAGCGCCGCATCAAGAGTCTCGTCCGCTGGAATGCGATGGCGATGGTGGTTCGGGCCAACCTCGAGGAGGACGGTATCGGCGGCCACATCTCGACCTACGCATCGGCCGCTACCCTCTACGAGGTCGGCTTCAACCACTTCTTCCACGGCAAGGGAGAGCACTATGACGGCGACCAGATCTATTTCCAGGGCCACGCCTCGCCCGGCATATACGCGCGCGCGTACCTCGAAGGCCGTCTCAGCGAAAAGCATCTTTTCAACTTCCGCCGCGAGTTACGGGACGGCTTGGGTGGCGGCCTGTCATCCTACCCCCACCCGTGGCTCATGCCCGACTTCTGGGAGTTCCCCACCGTTTCGATGGGGCTCGGACCGATCATGGCCATTTACCAAGCACGTTTCAATCATTACCTCGAGGATCGCGGCCTCCACCCGAAATCCGATCACAAGGTCTGGGCCTTCCTCGGCGATGGCGAAACCGACGAACCCGAAGCCCTCGGCGCGATCTCACTGGCGGGCCGGGAGAAGCTCGACAATTTGATCTTCGTGGTCAATTGCAACCTGCAGCGGCTCGATGGGCCCGTGCGCGGAAACGGCAAGATCATCCAGGAGCTCGAGGGCCATTTCCGCGGCGCCGGCTGGAACGTCATCAAGGTCATCTGGGGCGAAGACTGGGACCCGCTGCTCGCCAGAGATGATCAGGGATTGTTGGTTCGGCGGATGGGTGAGGTCGTCGATGGTGAAAGCCAGAAGTACTCGACATCGGATGGCGCGTACGTCCGCGAACATTTCTTCGGCAAGTATCCGGAACTCTCAGAGATGGTCGAAGACATGTCGGACGAACAGCTCCGTCGTCTGCGGCTCGGGGGTCACGACCCGACCAAGGTCTACGCGGCCTACAGGGCGGCGATCGAGCACACGGGTCAGCCGACGGTCATTCTCGCCCGCACCATCAAGGGCTACGGGCTCGGTGAGTCAGGCGAGGGGCGCAACATCACCCACCAGCAGAAGAAGCTCGCGCAGGATGAGCTACTCGAGTTCCGAACCCGCTTCGGGATTCCCCTGTCGGACGAGGAGGCGCGAAACGCGACCTTCTACCGTCCACCAGAGGGCAGCCCCGAACTCGTTTATCTGCAGGAACACCGGGCGAAGCTGGGTGGTCATGTTCCAACCCGGGGCGTGCGGTGTGAGCCCCTCAACCCGCCTCCGGATACGCTCTTCGCAGAGTTTTCCGAGGGTTCCGACGGCCGCGACATCTCGACGACCGGCGTTTTCGTGCGCATTCTCACCAAGTTGCTCAAGGACCAGCAGCTCGGCAAGCTGATCGTGCCGATCATCCCCGACGAGGCACGGACCTTCGGAATGGAATCCCTCTTCCGGCTGATCGGTATCTACTCCCACGCCGGACAGCTTTACGAACCGGTGGACGCCAACACCTTGATGTATTACCACGAGGCCAAGGACGGGCAACTCCTCGAGGAGGGCATCACCGAGGCCGGATCGATGAGCTCCTTCATCGCCGCCGGATGCGCCCACGCGACCCACGGCATCAACACGATCCCCTTCTTCGTGTTCTATTCGATGTTCGGCATGCAGAGGATCGGCGATCTGGTGTGGGCGGCGGGAGACATGAGAAGCCGAGGTTTCATGATCGGCGGTACGGCGGGACGAACCACCCTGAACGGCGAAGGCCTCCAGCACCAGGACGGAAACTCCCACCTGCTTGCCTATCCGGTGCCGAACCTGAAGGCTTACGATCCCGCGTTTGCGTTCGAGCTCGCCGCCATCATCAAAGACGGAATTCGCCGCATGTACGCGGAGCAGGAGGACGTCTTCTACTACATCACCGTCGAAAACGAGCCCTATCCGATGCCCGTTCAGCCCGCTGACTGCGAGGAGGGCATCCTCAGAGGTATGTACAAGTTCAGGCCGTCCAATCATGACGGTGCGCAGCTCCAGGCACATCTCTTCGGAAGTGGTGCCATCCTCAACCAGGTTCTCAGGGCGCAGGAGATCCTGGGCGAACGGTTCAACGTGGCAGCCGACGTCTGGAGTATCACGTCGTTCAAGGAGCTTTTCACGGACGGCGCCGACTGCGATCGGTATAACCGATTCCGTGCCGAGGAAGCCCGCAAGGAAACCTGGATCGAGCGCTGCCTCGGCAATACCGAGGGCGTGTACGTGATCGCGTCCGACTACGTCAAGGCCCTCCCCCACTCGATCAGCACATGGTTCCCCCGGCCGCCGGTAGCCCTCGGCACCGATGGCTTCGGCCGTTCCGAAAGCCGCGCCGCCCTGCGCCGATTCTTCGAGGTGGACGCCGAGTCGATTGTCGTCGCGACCCTCGACGCGCTGGCCGAGGACGGCAAGATCGATCGAAAAGTTGTCGATTCCGCGATCGCCGAGTTTGGCATCGATGCCGATGCACCGAACCCGGTGACCGTCTGA